ttctcttaaatcttttttcaaaaactgaTGAATTCTCTCGCttagctttgaatttttttttcttttttttcctttcagatagagagagaggggggaagTGAAGAGACAGTAATGTATGACAGTAATATAGATTTTATATTTGCAATTGACTTGTTAACGCTTTTTTATTGGTAagtaaatgatttatttaattattcatgtcaaagcaatataaatgaatatatataataagtgtgtgtgtatatatatttatacgcCCATCCATTCCGTGGAATTATAATCAATAACTTGATTAATTGTCTAAGCTATGTGTAgggtttttatttcaattcattaaaataattattttagtttttttatttaaaaaaattataaatgtataaagtttattttacagtttataataataaaaaataaactaaaatataagaGTTTTTTCACACTtccaatataaaaaagttatgtcttttaaatatatgataaaaaaaattttagttaaaatattttaatttaaaataatatattttcaatataggatttgaaaccctttcatatatatactttatattcacaagaaaaaagttattttttttaatgtgggataaaaaactttttttgtttaaatacttcaacttaaaagcataacatagtatagtatttttttaatgtgtgataaaaaactttttaaaatattcttttaaacttcattatttacaacatgtatagcttatattcacattgattttttttcatatgaaatatgaaatttttaattttttttaaattgatccgggttgacccatgaaacccgagACCCGGCCCCTTGACCGGGTCAATCCCCGggccgggtttgataactatgttgAGAATGCTCCGTTTGACTTTCatacatttataaattaaacattttttttatctaatttcttaaaatacaaatgttaagtaaatgattttcttaaaaaaaaatcaattaaaataagtaGATCAAAGTTGATTGTGAACAAGGTATATCTTTCCTTGGtctcttataattaattaaaaaggatgtTGAGCACGGGTCTTCATTATCCtgcaaataattttgaaaataaaaatcatttaaaaaacataaaagttatttcaatttttagtatgttttttctaaatttattttttaattaatatcctctttctatttttttttaaattgtataatttgttttttctaagtagtgattcatcttttaaattattcatGTGATTTTGTAATACATCAAaggatttattttcaattttttctattaaatttgagATAAATAAGTTGTATTTTTTGGTTCATTTACAAGAATAAAGAACCACACACATgcttaattataattaacctTCAAAATAAGTAAAAGAGAAGGTATAAGTTAAAAGGATAAAAGaggtaaaatattttcatatgcacgtaacttttgtttcttacaagaatatcaattttttattttagtttttaagtagtgatataaaatatttataatttattagttaGTCTAAATAATACCatgtgtatatttatatttaaaattataaatataaaaaccgTAAAAAATAGCAAAGTATTTACCCAACTAAAATTCATATAAAGAGAAAGTTTAAATCACAGAACtcgttaaaaaattaaataatttgatatttcttcTTTAATGAATCGAACAATCaattgattttatcaaatatattattgctTTATCAGTTCATGATTATACCATTGTAATAGTTAAAAAGTTTAAAAGCTACGTTCATGGCTTCTCAGTTTAGTGTTcggtattattaatttaacatttgtattttttaattctcaaaatatattttatgttttttctctgttttcaaagtaaaccatgtaaaaaaaagaggataaattttcattttttatcttatattttttaatataaataatgtatacaatatgtttttggattttcttatttatttaggatatttgatattgttaaattatttaaaaggattttatttaattaaatttaaaaattataggaaTTAAAAAGACTATTTTCTATCAAGTTGGATAACCTAAAATAATACCAATATGAGaatacatagaaagagaaacatTGAGATAATCAATGTTATTTAACGGGTCATtgatgttaaattgattttaaataagttttaaattaaattagaataaaatttaatttgatcaaatttcaTCAACAGGACGGATATATATACAACCTAgttaaacttgataaaaatcagtttgattttaaaagaattgaatttaaaaaaattcttattattttttttaaaggataccGTTTGGAATTTATCttatttggatttaaaaataaataaaatgtaaacTCGTTCTGTTTGTTTtcgtgttttaaaagtatttttttaaaaaattaaattttatgaatttttttatttgcttcaaattaatatttttttggtgttttcagataattttaatatgttgatatcaaaaatgattttttttaaaatattattttaatatatttttaaataaaaaatattttaagaagcaACTACAATTATACTttcaaatacatataaattaaaattattacactttcaaatacgtataaattaaaattaacccaAGATTGATGTTGGAATATCTAGTAACTCCTCCCCAGTGGCCTGGCCGCCTTCGccaattaaacccaaaatcaaAGCCCAGTTTCTCTAAGAAATAAAGCCCAGTGTAACTGAAGCCCCACCCAACAGCCCACGAGACAAATAAGAAACAGAGACCCACTCTTCTTCAGTTTATtagtgctctctctctctctctctctcacgcaCGCACACAGGCAACTCCAAAACCCACAACAATGGAAAGCGTCTCCTACCAACGCTtcccaaaaatcaaaatccgAGAAATGAAAGATGACTACTTAAAATTCGAGCTCCGTGAAACCGACGCGTCAATGGCCAACGCTCTTAGGCGCGTCATGATCGCCGAAGTTCCAACAATCGCAATCGACCTCGTTGAAATCGAAGTGAACTCATCGGTCTTAAACGACGAGTTCATTGCTCACCGACTCGGCCTCATTCCTCTCACCAGTGAGCGCGCTATGGGGATGCGATTCTCGCGTGACTGTGACGCTTGTGATGGTGACGGCCAGTGTGAGTATTGCTCTGTTGAGTTTCATTTGAGAGCTAAGTGTATAACGGACCAGACGCTTGATGTTACCAGTAAGGATCTGTACAGTTCGGATCATGCCGTTATTCCTGTTGATTTCTCTGATCCTTCTGACGCTAATGATCCTTTCGATCATACAGAGACGCAGaggtattttttgttgtttttatttggtactttggggatttttttaattctagggTTTAAGGGGTTTGTTGGTTTTGATTATTAAACTGAGAAGAggcagtttttgttgtttttgaagagTAATGTGGGGTTTTCTGATGCTAACGTTAGGGTTTTGTTAGAAACccgtgttcttttttttttgttgactatGTAATTGAAATATGGGTTgttcataattttgttattgCATGGCAAAAAGGTTAGGACTTCTTAGGTTTATTGTGTTTTCAGGGTTTAgggaatgctttttttttttttgggtggttGTTTCCTTAGCTGTAAGTTGAAATGGAAATGCGattcttgttaattttatttatttgtcagTTAATTTGTATATGCTTAAAAGCTGGATGATTTGAGAGGAAAACtctggatttttaattttttttctgttaaagtGAAGTATTTAGTATTGAATCTAATTTACAAACGAATGAAATGAACTAATACTTTCATGCGCTGTTTGACGTTGTAAAAAATGGAGCTGAGTTTGTTGTATTTGTTTTGGGTTGTGTTTATGTAGGGGGATTATTATTGTGAAGTTGCGCCGTGGGCAAGAACTGAGGCTGAGGGCCATAGCTAGGAAAGGGATTGGGAAAGATCATGCGAAATGGTCTCCTGCAGCAACTGTAACTTTCATGTATGAACCTGAGATTCATATCAATGAAGATTTGATGGAGACTTTGACACTTGAGGAAAAATTAAGTTGGATTGAAAGCAGTCCTACCAAAGTTTTTGATATTGACAAAGTTACCCAACAGGTTGGTTGTTGATTTTATGTTCTAATATATTTCGTCTCTGTCAATAACTTTTTATAGTGTCTTGGACATTGTTGAGGCTTGAATCTGTTACctaaaataattgtttgaatgtttttccTGTTCTTATCTTTGCCTACCCATAAAAACAccatcctctttcttttttctttagttcTCAACCTCTTCAAATGCATGTGTCTTAAAGGCACGTGGTACTTTTAGTTAAAAGGTAGTTTCTGCATATGCTTCTCACCTTGTTTTCTGACTTCTTGCACATGCTACGGGACTCAGCTAAGGGTATCCTTGGTACAGGAGTAGGTAGTAGGGAAGTTCTACAAGTGCTTTTTGTTAGAAAGTATGAATattcttgtttttgaatttgtgtGTGCAACAGCTTCTGGCACAGCAAATGGATTTGAATGTCGAACATCTTTTTTCAGCTCAAGGTTTTCAGTTTGAGACTTTGGGTGTTTGTCTGTACTTATCTTCCATCTTTATGAATCTATTCAATTCATGTATGCCCAAGGATGCAGACTTTGGATTGAACCCTGCAAAATTCTTCTGTTGTATGATGATTGTTCTGTATTTTGATCTTCCAATTCTGTTAGAATCCTTGAACCTGGTACATGGTA
This region of Populus trichocarpa isolate Nisqually-1 chromosome 9, P.trichocarpa_v4.1, whole genome shotgun sequence genomic DNA includes:
- the LOC7490057 gene encoding DNA-directed RNA polymerases II, IV and V subunit 3; protein product: MESVSYQRFPKIKIREMKDDYLKFELRETDASMANALRRVMIAEVPTIAIDLVEIEVNSSVLNDEFIAHRLGLIPLTSERAMGMRFSRDCDACDGDGQCEYCSVEFHLRAKCITDQTLDVTSKDLYSSDHAVIPVDFSDPSDANDPFDHTETQRGIIIVKLRRGQELRLRAIARKGIGKDHAKWSPAATVTFMYEPEIHINEDLMETLTLEEKLSWIESSPTKVFDIDKVTQQVVVVDPEAYTYDDEVIKKAEAMGKRGLIDIRAKEDSFIFTVESTGAVKASQLVLNAIEILKQKLDAVRLSDDTVEADDQFGELGVHMRGG